A window from Corvus cornix cornix isolate S_Up_H32 chromosome 8, ASM73873v5, whole genome shotgun sequence encodes these proteins:
- the LOC104695230 gene encoding cytochrome b-c1 complex subunit 6, mitochondrial, whose protein sequence is MGQRGEPEEEEEELVDPLTTVREHCEQTEKCVKARERLELCDARVSSRSETEEQCTEELFDFLHARDHCVAHKLFSKLK, encoded by the exons ATGGGGCAGCGCGGGGAGCCCGAG gaggaagaggaagagctcGTG GACCCCCTGACCACGGTGCGGGAGCACTGCGAGCAGACGGAGAAATGCGTGAAGGCGcgggagcggctggagctgtgtgacGCGCGGGTGTCCTCCCGCTCCGAGACGGAGGAGCAATGCACAGAGGAGCTCTTCGACTTCCTGCACGCCAGGGACCACTGT GTTGCTCACAAGCTTTTCAGTAAGCTGAAGTGA